One Dryobates pubescens isolate bDryPub1 chromosome 33, bDryPub1.pri, whole genome shotgun sequence DNA window includes the following coding sequences:
- the LOC128898836 gene encoding complement C1q subcomponent subunit A-like — translation MQPRLWLVTGTLAAALGTVLLQDGLCRAPDGKDGLPGAPGLDGRPGLKGDVGEPGKSVHSTGARGPKGDAGEPGAPGQPGVKGLPGLPGSPGAPGPRGLAGLKGQAGDAMDHPRPAFSASRRSPPGGGRTVVFDHIITNEESHYSPRSGEFTCRVPGIYYFACQVVSVGDLCLSITKNGEPVASFCDDNSRSLRQVNSGSAVLSLAAGDRISISTDPARSAIYSGSEADSVFSGFLLSPQLV, via the exons atgcagcccaggctgtggctggtgACCGGCACCCTGGCAGCGGCGCTGGGCacggtgctgctgcaggacggCCTCTGTCGCGCACCGGACGGCAAGGATGGGCTCCCCGGAGCCCCTGGCCTGGACGGGAGGCCAGGCCTGAAGGGTGATGTGGGAGAGCCAG GGAAATCAGTGCACAGCACAGGCGCCCGCGGCCCCAAAGGGGATGCAGGCGAGCCGGGGGCCCCTGGCCAGCCGGGGGTGAAGGGCTTGCCGGGGCTGCCCGGCTCCCCCGGGGCGCCAGGGCCAAGGGGGCTGGCAGGCTTGAAGGGGCAAGCCGGCGACGCCATGGATCACCCGCGGCCTGCCTTCTCCGCCTCCCGGAGGTCCCCCCCGGGCGGGGGCAGGACGGTGGTGTTCGACCACATCATCACCAACGAGGAGAGCCACTACAGCCCCCGCAGCGGGGAGTTCACCTGCCGCGTCCCCGGCATCTACTACTTCGCCTGCCAGGTGGTGTCGGTCGGGGAcctgtgcctgagcatcacCAAGAACGGGGAGCCCGTGGCCAGCTTCTGCGACGACAACAGCCGCAGCCTGCGGCAGGTCAACTCCGGCAGCGCCGTGCTCAGCCTGGCCGCGGGCGACCGCATCTCCATCAGCACCGACCCGGCCCGGAGCGCCATCTACAGCGGCTCCGAGGCCGACAGCGTCTTCAGCGGCTTCCTGCTGTCCCCGCAGCTGGTCTGA
- the LOC128898835 gene encoding complement C1q subcomponent subunit C-like, which yields MGQSPWEQLHLALVLLLLSLGSTVAGDAPHSCYGIPGLPGLPGMPGKDGRDGLKGAKGEPGVPAMQGLKGTKGEPGSPGLPGQPGPMGLQGPPGAPGFLGAPGAPGLPGSYKQKLLSAFSVKRQSREHPPRNLPVVFSQVLTNTNHDYNTTTGTFTCRLPGLYYFVFHASLTANLCVSLHRGERKAASFCDHKSNALQVSSGGALLRLAAGSQVWLAVNDYDGMVGTSYSDSIFSGFLLFPD from the exons ATGGGGCAGAgcccctgggagcagctccatCTGGCCCTTGTCCTTCTGCTCCTGAGTCTGGGGTCCACTGTGGCAGGAGATGCCCCCCACAGCTGCTATGGGATTCCAGGCCTGCCAGGCCTGCCAGGGATGCCAGGCAAGGATGGCAGGGATGGACTGAAGGGAGCCAAAGGCGAGCCAG gtGTCCCTGCAATGCAAGGGCTCAAGGGCACGAAAGGAGaaccaggcagccctggcttgCCAGGCCAGCCAGGCCCCATGGGCTTGCAGGGTCCCCCTGGAGCACCTGGCTTTTTGGGAGCACCAGGGGCACCAGGCTTGCCAGGCAGCTacaagcagaagctgctgtcagccttttcagtgaagaggcagagcagggagcaccCCCCGAGGAACCTCCCCGTGGTCTTCAGCCAGGTCCTCACCAACACCAACCACGACTACAACACCACCACGGGCACCTTCACCTGCAGGCTCCCCGGCCTCTACTACTTTGTCTTCCACGCCTCCCTGACAGCCAACCTGTGTGTGAGCCTGCACAGGGGCGAGAGGAAGGCTGCCAGCTTCTGCGACCACAAGAGCAACGCGCTGCAGGTCAGCTCCGGCGGCGCCCTGCTGCGCCTGGCCGCGGGCAGCCAGGTCTGGCTGGCGGTCAACGACTACGACGGCATGGTGGGCACCAGCTACTCTGACAGCATCTTCTCGGGGTTCCTGCTCTTCCCAGACTag
- the C1QB gene encoding complement C1q subcomponent subunit B — translation MQAVWLPLLCLAAGQLAGANLCETYGTIPGIPGTPGLPGSNGRDGENGPKGEPGLPGQVESKADRGEQGDPGLPGSPGEAGHRGAPGQRGLPGPRGPPGLPGDHGDYEATLKSAFCAARWLTSYPRQGQAVRFSRVLANEQGHYESRSGRFTCRLPGIYYFTYHVTSRGNLCLSLKKGQAGSSGEKVVTFCDYVQGSYQVTTGGVVLKLAHNESVWLEPTEENSLVGMEGSDSIFTGFLIFPDA, via the exons atgcaggctgtgtggctgccgctgctctgcctggctgcagggcagcttgcAGGTGCCAACCTCTGTGAGACCTATGGCACCATCCCGGGCATCCCTGGGACaccagggctgcctggcagcaacggcagagatggagagaatggccccaagggagagccag GTCTCCCTGGGCAGGTGGAGAGCAAAGCAGACAGGGGTGAGCAGGGAGACCCAGGACTGCCAGGGTCCCCCGGGGAGGCCGGGCACAGGGGCGCCCCGGGGCAAAGGGGACTGCCTGGTCCCAGGGGACCCCCTGGCCTCCCGGGGGACCACGGCGACTACGAGGCCACCCTGAAGTCAGCCTTCTGCGCCGCCAGGTGGCTGACGTCCTACCcgcggcaggggcaggctgtgcgCTTCAGCCGCGTCCTGGCCAACGAGCAGGGCCACTACGAGAGCCGCTCCGGGCGCTTCACCTGCCGCCTCCCGGGCATCTACTACTTCACCTACCACGTCACCTCCAGGGGcaacctctgcctcagcctgaagaagggccaggctggcagcagcggtGAGAAGGTGGTGACCTTCTGCGACTACGTGCAGGGCAGCTACCAGGTCACCACGGGCGGCGTGGTGCTCAAGCTGGCACACAATGAATCTGTCTGGCTGGAGCCCACTGAGGAGAACTCCCTGGTGGGGATGGAAGGCTCTGACAGCATCTTCACCGGCTTCCTCATCTTCCCCGATGCTTAG